TCAAAGGGTTTTGCTAGAACATGTAACACTTGTCATGAGCATGTATGACTTGTCATCTCATTTCTGCACTAATTGGTTTATGCCTAGAGAATTTTTAACGCGTAAGTTAAAGCCTTTAACTTGACTGttaacaggcagcccaattctgagcTTATACCCCAAAAACTCATCAGCCAGAGTCAATACGCATGTGACAGATGGTAACTGGTCCCATCAGCTAACATGGCATGGGGCTAGCTTGTACTACAACGGGTGGCACTGGTCATATACTGGCACAAGTGCATCAGACAATTAAAATCATTGAAGTATTTGGCTGTGTTCAAACACTTGTTCATTGATGGTAGTGTCCTTAACAGGCTACTTGAGTCCAATGGCATAGTTGCGTTAATCAGAATataatgtacagtatattcagaccccttgactttttccacattactgccttattctaaaattgattaaattgtttttctgccatctacacacaataccccataatgacgtattcagaacctttactcagtactttgaagcacctttggcgacAATTACAGCCtcttcttcttgggtatgacgctacaagcttggcacacctttatttggagagtttctcccattcctctctgcagagccacaagctctgtcaggttggatggggagtgttactgcacagctattttcagctctccccagagatgttcaagtctgggctctggctgggccactgaaggacattcagagacttgtcccaaagccattcctgcattgtcttggctgtgttcttagggtcgttgtccagttggaaggtgaacctttgccccagtctgaggtcctgagcgctctggagcaggttttcatcaaggatctctctactttgctccattcatctttgcctcaatcctgactagtctcccagtccctgctgctgaaaaacatccccacagcatgatgctgccaccaccatgcttcactgtagggatggtaccaggtttcctccagacgtgatacttggcattcaagccagagagttcaatcttggattaatcagaccagagaatattttttctcatggtcagtctttaggtgccttttggcaaactccaagtgggctgtcgttccttcggtggagtgctgcagagatggttgtccttttggaaggctctcccatctccacagaagaactctagagctctgtcagagtgaccattgggatcttggtcacctccctgaccaaggcccttctcccccgattgctcagtttggccggccgtcttccatttaagaatgatggaggccactgtattcttggggaccttcaatgctgcagacattttttggtacccttccccagatctgtgcctcgacacaatcctgtcttggagctctacggacaattccttcaacctcatggcttggtttttgctctgacatgcactgtcaactatgggaccgtatatagacaggtgtgagcctttccaaatcatgtccaatacatttaatttaccacagctggactcatatcaagttgtagaaacatctcaaggatgatcaatggaaacaggatgtacctaagctcaatttcgagtctcatagaaaaaggtctgaatacttatgtaaataaggtatttctgtttatttttaatacattttccaaAATTTCTAAAGcctgttttcaatttgtcattgaggtatgtgtgtagattgctgagggaaaaaaaatatttaatcaattttagaataaggctgtaacgtaacaaaatgtggaaaaagtaatggggtctgaatactttccgaaggcacggtATTTGACTGGTCAAATTGCTCTTAAGTGCCTAGTCCACGTAGGCCTAGCTGTGGCAAGGGTTCCATTCACATGAGGTTCCCCCCCTCTTTTGAAATGTTGATGTATTGTCAGGGTGCGAATTACCAGGTGCATCAGCCTTCCTGAATGAGACATTATCTCCCCTAAATGCAACAAATCAAACTTTGGGTGTTCTCTGTGGACAGAAATTTAACATTATTTGTTTTCCTTCCTTCCTGGATCAGCTACTGATGGTcgccaatatcactagacaactagcctacagctagacACCAATGCACATCCAATCCATCCAGCAATGATGGTAGGCCTATAGTTGACTTTTGGTTAGAAGCATTTGATTTTGCAATGGCATAGGCCTACAtgattttggatttgtgtgcgcATGAGAACTGTTCTCACAGCGAAACATTAAATGTGACGTAGGCATTACACACAGTGCATTTTCAGAGATCCAGGAATCGTACAGGGTTTAAGTTCAATGTTCTAATTCAATTGTTAAATGCTTAATAATTACAAATAACACTCGTCATTAATGTAAGGAAAGAAAGGTAGTGTTTTGTCACATGATCTGTGAAGACTCCAAGCATTCAACTCATGAATTATGGACAGCTCATGAACTAGGGTGTAAAGATGTTTTGATTCAACTCATTATAttgaatgtaggctacctgttctgcatgtgttcatgtgtgtaaaATTGCCTCTGCTGAGAGGGTGGTCTACTGGCAGTGGTGTAGGGTAAACGCGACTTACCGCAGTTTACCCACTTTTtcagaaaaatgcattgaaagtatagggacttatactgaacaaaaatataaatgcaacatgtaaagtggttccatgtttcatgagctgaaataaaagatccctgaaatttcccatacacacaaaaagcttatttctccggttttgtgcacaaatttgtttgcaaGGTaattgatataataataataatatggcatttagcagacgcttttatccaaagcgacttagtcatgcgtgcatacattttttgtgtatgggtggtcccggggatcgaacccactaccttagcgatacaagcgccgtgctctaccagctgagctacagctcAGATTAGGAATAACAAAGGTCCAATTATCAAACCCTGTGGGATGCACAGGATATCTTGGCCCTGGTAGCTGCACAGCAGTTTGCATAAACAAATTGTTCTCTATCATAAACATTACTATATAACCAATTATATGTATAATCATGAAAACCGTAATAATGCAATTTAGAAAGTAATATGTCAAACGCTTTGGATAAATCTAAAAGGATGCCAAGAGCATATTCATTGTTGTTAAGGGCTGTAAATATTTTATCCACAAGTTGCAAAAGAGCCATATCTGTGGagtagttttttgttgttgttgctcatACAGTGTTGATTTAAATGTTTCAACATACCCTTATACACACATTTTTCTAGGATTTTAGAAAAACATAGTAGTACAGATATAAAACATAGTAGTACAGATATAAAACATAGTAGTACAGATATAAAACATGGTAGTACAGATATAAAACATGGTAGTACAGATATAAAACATGGTAGTACAGATATTGGGCGATAATTTGTAAAAGACCTTGGATCCCCAGATTTATAGAGGGGGATAACTTTGGCAATTTTTCAAATCTTGTTTGCATAGATTTGGTGAAGATACGTTAGAGGCTCAGTGATCGAGAAAGACACCGATTTCACCAATATCATCATGACCTGCTGCTGATATCTTTAAGTTACCAATTACCGCCATCACCTCCATTACATCAGGAGGATAACACTGAAGTAGAGAAGGGAAATGTCCCTTAATGTAATCCAAGGGATTTCCTTCAGTTTTCTCAATTTTCTTTGACAGCGAAAAACCCACATTCACAAAAAAGTGATTAAATACACATAAAATACCATCAGGATCACTATAGGTCTCATTTCCAACAATAAATTGAGATGGGATAGTTGGAGATGCCTTTTTCCTATTCAACAGTTGATAAACGATTTTCCAAGTTGACTTTCTATTATTTAAGGATTCTTGGAATTTGTTAGTAAAATATCCGAAGTGGGGAGTAAATTTGTTCTTATACTTTTTGTGATTTGCAGAATTCAGCGGAGAGGGATTTGTGATAAATGTTTTATACAACCCCTTTATTTTTACTGAGGATTTTTTGAGACCGGTTGTAAACCAAGGTTTCCAGAACCCTTCTGCTGCTTTCTTACGTGGTTTAACTAAAGGAAAGCAGTGATGAAATACAGAGTTGAAAGATGTGATTAAAGTGTGGTAAGCAGACTCCACATCGGCCTGATTATTTAAAAAATCCCATTAACTATTATCAACCATCTTAAAGCGCTCACAATTACTTTAGTTAAATATTCTACCATTTAATGCTACTAATTATTCCCATCTGCTCATTTCCAGCTGCCAAAGAGAAGGGTAAAATTGGAAAGTGATAAAAAATTCAGTATAAAGTATACCACATTATTCAAagaatttgtaaaaaaatatatattatcaaTAAGCGTGGCAGGTGAACTAACTGGTCACTCTTGCGGGCTTATAGATGAGGGGATACAGATAGCTGGAGTATAAAGTATTCGAAAAGTCTGATGTCAGTGAGTGGTTCTCACTTTTAAATACATGTATGTTGTAATCACCcaatataaaaatacaaaaatcttCATTATTATATCAAATCCAAGGTTCATGCAATGATATCAATGAAACTACCAATGTCAGAATCGGGTGGCCGATAGATGCAGCCAATTACCACTTCTTTACAACCAAAAAATGAACTGGAGGTAATTTTTAGGAAAAGAGATTCAACAACAATGTTATCAGATGTAAGTGTGAGGTCCTCTCTTACAAAGAATCGAACATGTTTATGAACAAAAACGGACACGCCTCCTCCCCCTCCTGAGGTTCTACAGTGGTGAACAGCATTATAAGGAGACATGTCATAAAGCATTGCTGTCTCTTCAGTCAACCATGTTTCTGAAAGTGCAACAATGGAAAATTCATGAGGTGGTCATGTTTTTTTAGGAAGACGGCGAACATTGAAATGAAAGTTAGAAAATAAGCTTGTCTTTGAATTAGATGAGCAATTTACAACCTGTATAGCAGTTTAACATTACAAGAATCACAAGTGATACTTATTTCTGGTAAATTTCAGGACATTTGAACCTAGATCAACACAATCATTATATTTATCGTTCGCTTCATTAATATCTAATGGTTTAAAGATCATGTTATCAGGGTTGATATCCTGCCCAACTAAGACATACCGTCGGAATCATCTAGAGTAGAACGGAAACATAGAAGTGCTTGGGTCATACTTTGGTGTCAATGTAACTAGGCAAGAGTAGTATGGTATGTCCCTTGTTGTCAGAGTGACAGGAGAAGTAGGAGGGCTCTGACCTCAGCATGGCCAGGCAGAGGGAGGATACTGAACATGTAGCCACACTAACTGCTTAGTGATAGGGTGAACGCCAACAGGGGGGAAAGGATTCAATGTTTCAATGCGTATGGTCAAGtctgattttttaaaaaatcaggTCAAAGGTTTACACTTAACATTTCTTGAAACAAAACCATGTCAATAAACAAGTTAATGAATCATTAATTTACCAATAGCTTCGAATCGAGGTTCAAAACCAGTAAATGCCAAGAGCGCAGACACCACAAGACATCTATCCCGACACTTAACCTGAACAGTTCCTGAAAGACGAATTAAAGTTCATACCAATCAGATTTCCATTGATTTAAAAACTGTATTCTAAAAAGCATCATAGGCTAGTAGAAGCCACAAACAATGCAAGCAGTTTAAAGGAAACGCTAGATGGGTGAGAATGAATCAATTACTGCCCTGCAGTAGAATTTAAGACGAATTGAATCACTATTATAGAAGTTAGTACAATGTTATAAAACCATTTATATTAATGAGTTTACCTGAAGTAAAATCCAGTTGCCATTTATTTAATGAAGATGCAGCTCCTTGACCAAAGATTTCGATTCTAGCAGCATGCAAAGCACTACAGCAACGTCTTTATAGTGTTCTGCCCATTATGGAAAGTCAgactgcatgtttttttgttttgttttttatactCGCCTATCTTAACGATATAATTGACCACAGATTTAAGACAGTTGCCAATCTGCAATTTCACTGATCTACAAAGCATCTCGATAGTTTTATAATTTATATAATTGAAAGTAGGTTTAATGGATTTAGAAGTGGCCTATACAGATATTATTCAAATCAGAGACGATTAATTCCTCCCTGGAATGGCCAGCTGGTGGCGCCATGCTCATTTACAAAATGCCAATGCGCATCAATTGGCTATGACGCCTGTGGATCAATCAACAACAAAACTTGTGCGAACATGTTTCCGTACCTTGAGAGCTTATTGCTAATTAATTAGAAATAATTGAAGCTTCCAAAACAGTTTTATTAGCCTATTTTCATTGTGCATTGATCGTTGCTGCTCCTTTCAGATTGCATTTGTTGTAGTGAAAGATAAAGGTCTTTGCAGCAATATGAGCGACAGACATGGAAGTTCTGGAAAGGTCAATGTGAGTTTTCCAGCATTATATCCTACTGATACAGAAGTAACAATTTAGTAGACTTCGAACAACACACTACAATTGAATTgcaaagtagtagcctacaacaaTAAACATCAACTGAGTAAATGGAGATGACATAAAAACATTACCATCATCTTGACTGGTGTGTTTGCTGTTTGACAATTATGCTTGAAATGAGATATCAGCAGCCAATACCTTTGTCTTATTCCAATATCTGTGTTGTCTTTCCTCCAACAACAGAGCCCAAGGCAGGTGGTCCTTCCTCCATTCTCCAACAGGACCCTCCACCATCCCTCCTTTCTGCCCCTGTACATGGCAGCCATGGGGTCAGCCCAGTACCCCTGGAGACCCCACCAACAGCcaggtgaggacaggacaggtgCACCACCACCACTCTCAGGTGCCTATGTAGCTCTTGGACCCTCTGCTAACCTTTGACCTTTAGGGATTTGGTACATACCAGTCTGGGTCAAATTTTACAGGGCTTTGACATAGCCAGGGTTCAAATTACACATTTACTTTTGGGGGTGACTTGGAAATAGTAGGGctgtattctttttttttttactctcatCATCCGTTTAATGTTCATCAACACTTTTGGTACCTGAATTGGATCTGAATCCCGATTTGACATGGCTTTATTAGTTTATTAAGACCAGCCTCCCAAATGAACCAAGGCCTATATTTGTTTATTGAACCATTTTTCCCCATCAGTTCCAGTTATGACTCCCTCTGAGTTCTTCTACACGGACCCCACCATGCACCGGGGACGACGGGTACCGAACATCGTGACCGAGTTGCAGGTGAGAGCATCATTGGTCATAATCCAGCTCATCAATTATGCAGTCATCTTACCTTTTGCACATTGAAACCCCTTAATTGCAGATAACTGTAGTGTGTTAAtgtcaacagagagagagggagggaaggagggagggaaagagagagagtacatCCCCCAAACCATCCCCCCTGTGTATTGACTAAAATCATAAAGCACAACGTATTAAATGCCCCCTTTCAGTGGGGTTATCCAGTTTACTAGAGATTAGTGGAGAATATTAGGGGCCATGATGGGGTAGGAGTGAGCTATCTCTGTGGCCTtgggggggacgggggggggggggactgggATCCCGTTGGGGGGTTGTTGAGAGATTAAAGGGGGATCAGACAGACTGGGGGAGTGTAATTAGATTGCCTCCCTCTAGTCAGACAGGGCGAGGGGGGTGGAAAGAAATTGGGACGGTAGGACACAGTGTAGAGTAGAGGTCACTGTTTGTTTTGGTGTGGAAGTGAGATGGGGTTAGAACAGTAGGAGGATCCTCTGTTTTCAGTGCTTCTGGTGGTATATTTAAAAGCTTACATTCCTTGAAGGTAGTCATGAGTAGATCTTATCACAAATGAAACTTGAAATGAAGCAGTTTctcatttcacatttacattttagtcatttagcagacactcttatccagagtgatttacagtagtgagtgcatacattttaatactttttttgtactggtccccattgggaatcgaacccacaaccctggcgctaccaactgaggtacacaGGACTCCACAGTCTACATTATGCACTGGATATACAACAGACCGCTTGTAGTGTATTTGGCACACAAAAGCAGTAACTACACATGACCCATACCTCTCCCTTCTTACCCTCCACCCTTCTTCATGGCAGGTTTTTGAGTGCTTCCAACTCAACACCCCTCGCCCCATCATGTCCTCTTGCCCCGCGCCCCTCGTCAGACCTGACCCCTTCAGAACACAACCCCACCCTACCAGAGACCTGGGTGGCCACACCTGGAGGAGGGACCATCCCCATCTGCCCATCACCCCCAGGCCGAGGCCCCTCGCACCCAGgcccagagagaggggacagagtcGGGCTGTGATCCAGCTAACCCTGGAGGAGGACCAGGCTATAACCAACCTACTGAAGCTCCATCACCAAGAGCCTGTCCATCCAGAGGTCACCACCGCCGTCACCTCCACCCAGGTAAATAAGGAAGTAGGATGAAATGTACCTCTAGtagctgatctaaggtcagtgttAGGTTTTCCTTCTGAAGGACTGGGGtagtaatctgatcctagatctgtgtttATGGGCAACTTTATGGGAGTCTGTAAAGATACAAAATACATTCCTAATAATATACATTCTTACTAACAGGTGGATTGTCCTGAAGGAACATCACCAGTTGATCACACCTCAACCCTCAGCCAGCTATCAGTGGGTCAGTTCATTCCCACCTCCAACCCATCTCCAGCTGAAGAGATGGGGCTCTTTCACAGAGAGGACCAGCTCTTTGTGTCAGCCATCTTGGAGCCCCAATATCAGAACCAGGCCAGACTGAGGTCTGATGTGGAGCTGGAGGCAGCGAACGCATTGCTCACTATGGATGAGGAGTCGGCCGGCCTGATGGATGATGAAGGGACCTGGAACCAGATTCAGACCCTGGACAGGCCCTCTAACAGAAGCCCTGAGAATCTACACCTCCAGTACTTCTCACCCGAAGAGTGTGATTGTGATACACTGCCATTAGAAGACGATGAAAGCTGCCTATCCCCCAACGCTTTGCCTCCAATAACCAGTACTTGGGATGCGGTGGCCCTGAGAAATGGGACTGTCACAGAGTCTGAAGGGACGGCTGTGGATGCCCTGTTAAGACTGGGTGACCTCACAACCCCATGTTGTCCTCATTTCAGTTAAATCGGCCACAAATGTACACAACATATTTGACAGTTAATCTCAGTTTCAATTAGagaaaataaaactgtgaagacCTTTTTACAAGTTAAGTGTGTACCACACAGTTTAATTAACCACTACATTTTCCTATGTGCCTTTTGGATTTTGTTACTTGCCAAATAGTTAATAAATATTATAATATATTCATATTTTAGACTCAAGTCAATCTTATTTGATCTGTTGAAAGAAACACTCCCATTGAAAAACACTATAGAGTTTTAATAAGAACACTACGGTCTTGAACCAGATTaaacccactcactcactcaaacaaacggtatggaatgcggttttaaccaatcagcattcaggactaGACCCACCCCGTTGTATAAAGAAGTAATAGAGACCTGTTGATATCTTAGTTTGGCTCCACTAGATGATGAAGCTCCATGTTACCAATATTACTACTGTACATCACATACAACCAGGTTTTGTGGTTTTGACATTATGTACGTGACTTAGCTATGACTTTTTTTGTGTCCAAAAATGGCAGTCAAATGTATTCAATCCTGTAGTGAGGACGATAAAACAGCTGTAGGCTTCTAGTACAATCCATTGGAAGGCACTTCAGAGTttgatctacagtggggaaaaaaagtatttagtcagccaccaattgtgcaagttctcccacttaaaaagatgagagaggcctgtaattatcatcataggtacacgtcaactatgacagacaaattgagaaaaaaaaatccagaaaaacccattgtaggatttttaatgaatttatttgcaaattatggtggaaaataagtatttggtcacctacaaacaagcaagatttctggctctcacagacctgtaacttcttctttaagaggctcctctgtcctccactcgttacctgtattaatggcacctgtttgaacttgttatcagtataaaagacacctgtccacaacctcaaacagtcacactccaaacttcacaatggccaagaccaaagagctgtcaaaggacaccaaaaacaaaattgtagacctgcacaaggctgggaagactgaatctgcaataggtaagcagcttggtttgaagaaatcaactgtgggagcaattattaggaaatggaagacatacaagaccactgataatctccctcgatctggggctccacgcaagatctcaccctgtggggtcaaaatgatcacaagaacggtgagcaaaaatcccagaaccacacggggggacctagtgaatgacctgctgagagctgggaccaaagtaacaaagccaaccatcagtaacacactacgccgccagggactcaaatcctgcagtgcgagacgtgtccccctgcttaagccagtacatgtccaggcccgtctgaagtgcatttggatgatccagaagaggattgggagaatgtcatatggtcagatgaaaccaaaatataactttctggtaaaaactcaactcgtcatgtttggaggacaaagaatgctgagttgcatccaaagaacaccatacctactgtgaagcatggggttggaaacatcatgctttggggctgtttttctgcaaagggaccaggacgactgatctgtgtaaaggaaagaatgaatggggccatgtatcgtgagattttgagtgaaaccctccttccatcagcaagggcattgaagatgaaacgtggctgggtctttcagcatgacaatgaccccaaacacaccgcccgggcaacgaaggagtggcttcgtaagaagcatttcaaggtcctggagtggcctagccagtctccagatctcaaccccatagaaaatctttggagggagttgaaagtctgtgttgcccagcgacagccccaaaacatcactgctctagaggagatctgcatggaggaatgggccaaaataccagcaacagtgtgtgaaaaccttgtgaagagttacagaaaacgtttgacctgtgtcattgccaacaaagggtatataacaaagtattgagaaacttttattattgaccaaatacttattttccaccataatttgcaaataaattcataaaaaatcctacaatgtgattttctggaattttttttctcattttgtctgtcatagttgacgtgtacctatgatgaaaattacaggcctctctcatctttttaagtgggagaacttgcacaattggtggctgactaaatactttttttcccc
This region of Coregonus clupeaformis isolate EN_2021a unplaced genomic scaffold, ASM2061545v1 scaf0327, whole genome shotgun sequence genomic DNA includes:
- the LOC121572122 gene encoding uncharacterized protein LOC121572122, translating into MSDRHGSSGKVNSPRQVVLPPFSNRTLHHPSFLPLYMAAMGSAQYPWRPHQQPVPVMTPSEFFYTDPTMHRGRRVPNIVTELQVFECFQLNTPRPIMSSCPAPLVRPDPFRTQPHPTRDLGGHTWRRDHPHLPITPRPRPLAPRPRERGQSRAVIQLTLEEDQAITNLLKLHHQEPVHPEVTTAVTSTQVDCPEGTSPVDHTSTLSQLSVGQFIPTSNPSPAEEMGLFHREDQLFVSAILEPQYQNQARLRSDVELEAANALLTMDEESAGLMDDEGTWNQIQTLDRPSNRSPENLHLQYFSPEECDCDTLPLEDDESCLSPNALPPITSTWDAVALRNGTVTESEGTAVDALLRLGDLTTPCCPHFS